The Muricauda sp. SCSIO 65647 genome includes a region encoding these proteins:
- the gndA gene encoding NADP-dependent phosphogluconate dehydrogenase: MTAQLYDFGLVGLGVMGRNFILNVADNGFTAFGNDLDEAKVNALIEEGGDPNRVNASVDATVFVNSLSKPRKIMLLVPAGKIVDSVIESLLPLLDEEDIIIDGGNSFFTDTDRREAYLKEKGINFFGAGVSGGAKGARLGPSIMPGGSKAAYQHVKPIFEAVSAKYKGEPCVAYLGPKSAGNYVKMVHNGIEYGLMQLTSEIYDLLKKAGKLSNEELHKTYSEWNQGRLQSFLVEITSEIFAQKDDLTDGDLVDMILDKAKQKGTGKWTSQNAMDLGIPVPTIDIAVSMREISALKAERTKADERYDRPEPEAFIKSALVEKAEQALYFAFIMAYAQGMHQLADASKEYGYELDLGEIAKIWRAGCIIRAALLADITEAYQSEPELQNLLLSKSFVEKVQSTVDAARELVSYGAVNGIPLPGLSNALIYFDAYTSQRLPLNLIQAQRDYFGSHTYERIDREGIFHTDWQE, translated from the coding sequence ATGACAGCACAGCTATATGATTTCGGATTGGTAGGCTTGGGGGTAATGGGCAGAAACTTCATTCTCAATGTCGCCGATAATGGCTTTACAGCCTTTGGCAACGATTTGGATGAAGCGAAAGTAAACGCTTTGATTGAGGAAGGTGGCGACCCCAACAGGGTCAATGCCAGTGTTGATGCCACCGTTTTTGTCAACTCGCTTTCCAAACCTCGGAAAATCATGCTGTTGGTTCCCGCTGGAAAAATCGTCGACAGTGTCATTGAAAGTCTATTGCCGCTCTTGGATGAGGAGGATATTATCATTGATGGAGGAAATTCATTTTTTACCGATACCGATCGTCGTGAAGCCTACCTGAAAGAAAAGGGCATCAACTTTTTTGGTGCCGGGGTTTCTGGAGGTGCCAAAGGGGCCCGGTTGGGTCCCAGCATTATGCCTGGAGGCTCGAAAGCGGCCTATCAACACGTAAAACCCATTTTTGAAGCAGTTTCCGCTAAATATAAGGGTGAGCCATGTGTGGCCTATCTCGGACCAAAATCGGCCGGCAACTATGTGAAAATGGTGCACAATGGCATTGAGTATGGCCTCATGCAATTGACCTCCGAAATTTATGACCTACTGAAAAAAGCCGGAAAGTTATCCAACGAAGAACTGCATAAAACCTATTCAGAATGGAATCAGGGTCGATTGCAATCATTTCTGGTAGAGATTACCTCTGAGATCTTCGCCCAAAAAGATGACCTGACCGATGGCGATTTGGTCGATATGATCCTTGACAAGGCCAAACAAAAAGGCACGGGCAAATGGACCTCACAAAACGCCATGGATCTCGGCATACCCGTACCGACCATTGATATTGCTGTCAGCATGCGTGAAATCTCGGCACTTAAGGCAGAACGAACCAAAGCAGATGAACGCTACGATAGGCCAGAGCCAGAAGCATTTATAAAAAGTGCCTTGGTGGAAAAGGCCGAACAAGCCCTCTATTTTGCGTTTATCATGGCCTACGCGCAAGGTATGCACCAATTGGCCGATGCCAGCAAAGAATATGGCTATGAACTTGATTTAGGGGAAATCGCCAAAATCTGGCGCGCAGGTTGCATTATTCGTGCCGCGTTATTGGCCGATATTACTGAAGCCTACCAATCAGAACCCGAATTACAGAACCTATTACTTTCAAAATCGTTTGTCGAAAAGGTTCAAAGTACGGTAGATGCTGCAAGGGAACTAGTCAGCTATGGGGCGGTAAATGGCATTCCTTTGCCCGGACTTTCCAATGCACTGATCTACTTCGATGCCTACACCTCTCAGCGGTTGCCCTTAAACCTGATTCAAGCACAACGTGATTATTTTGGTTCGCATACCTACGAGCGCATTGATAGAGAAGGTATTTTTCATACAGATTGGCAGGAATAG
- a CDS encoding DUF664 domain-containing protein, whose product MRFLKRNISFLIVCFSISLLSAQNEIIPREGYSPQIGIMVDMLEELKDLITADVQGLSQEQTDFLFDDEANSIGAIIMHIAATESYIQVETLEERVWTPDEAEFFGIAGGLSMESREKLRGKPISYYLAVWNEVRNKTLEGFKARDDVWFAANIDEGMNNHWAWFHILKHTANHMGQIALVKSRLPK is encoded by the coding sequence ATGAGATTTCTAAAGAGAAACATTTCATTTCTCATTGTGTGTTTTTCAATTTCACTTTTGAGCGCACAGAATGAAATAATCCCTAGAGAGGGTTATTCGCCCCAAATTGGCATAATGGTAGATATGCTCGAAGAGCTAAAAGACCTCATTACAGCTGATGTGCAAGGTTTGAGCCAAGAGCAAACTGATTTCTTGTTCGATGACGAGGCCAATAGTATTGGTGCCATAATTATGCATATAGCTGCCACTGAATCTTACATTCAGGTGGAAACCTTGGAAGAACGGGTTTGGACACCCGATGAAGCAGAATTTTTCGGAATTGCGGGAGGATTGAGTATGGAATCACGCGAGAAATTGAGAGGGAAACCAATATCTTATTATTTAGCTGTTTGGAATGAGGTCAGGAACAAAACCCTTGAAGGATTCAAAGCGAGAGATGATGTTTGGTTTGCCGCCAATATCGATGAGGGCATGAACAATCATTGGGCATGGTTTCATATACTGAAACACACGGCCAATCATATGGGCCAAATTGCATTGGTCAAAAGTAGACTACCCAAATAA
- a CDS encoding ribose-5-phosphate isomerase, producing the protein MPKTQYRVYVVELSKKVFTEHRRFREANPQFNGVLECLYVGMTSKTPKERFLQHKMGYTNKRGHNLSSSIVRKYGSYLRPSLYNHIEPMTDRATALKMEEKLAMELRRKRYAVWYN; encoded by the coding sequence ATGCCCAAAACCCAATACCGTGTTTATGTAGTGGAACTCAGTAAAAAGGTTTTTACCGAGCACCGCCGGTTTCGGGAAGCCAATCCACAATTCAATGGTGTCTTGGAGTGTCTCTATGTGGGCATGACCAGCAAAACCCCCAAAGAACGTTTTTTGCAGCATAAAATGGGGTACACCAATAAAAGAGGGCACAATCTTTCATCGAGCATTGTTAGAAAATATGGTAGTTATCTACGCCCCAGTCTGTACAACCACATCGAACCGATGACCGATCGTGCAACAGCCCTAAAAATGGAAGAAAAACTGGCTATGGAACTAAGAAGAAAGCGATATGCGGTTTGGTACAACTGA